The DNA window AGATCCTCGACTTTGATCTTTCTCGATTTCGCCAACGGGTGACGTTCCGGCAAGACCAGATTGAGCGGCTCCCGAAACAGCGGGCGGGCTTCGAAGCGCGAACCTTCACTGCCGGGGAAACTTATCGCGATATCGATCACGCCATCCTTCAAATCGCTTTCCAGCGCATTTGGCATCAATTCGCGGACCCGCAGATCGACATCGGGGAAGGCCCGCTTATAGCGGCGGGTCAAATCAGGCACGACGCTATAGGCGGCGCACATCGTGAAACCCATGGTGAGCTGACCGGCTTCCCCGCGTCCCGTGGCTGCGGCATTGCGCGTTGCCTGCGCGACAAGACGAAGAATCTCGGTGGCATCCGATTGGAATTGGCGTCCGGCCGCGGTTAACGCGACGCCTTTTGGCGAACGCACAAACAGCGCGGTTCCGAGTTCCTGCTCCAATGCTGCGATCTGCCGGCTCAGCGGCGGCTGGGACATATGCAGACGTTCGGCGGCGCGACCAAAATTGCCGAGGTTCGCCAGTTCGCAAAAATAGCGCAGCTGATTGAGAGAGGGCGCCATCGCGTGCCATACCCTTAAGGTATTGAAATGAGCCAAAACAGCATTGGAATGGAATAGCTCGCTTCGGTAGTCAACAGGCTGTCGATTTGAAGGATTCCGCCATGCTTACGTCGCTGTCTGTGGTCTGCCCGGTGTTTGCCGTGATCGTCGCGGGTTTTGCCTGCGGCCGGCTGGGATTGCTCGGGCCTACTGCAAGCTCGGAGCTGAACCGCTTTGTCGTCTACCTCGCCTTGCCCGCCTTGTTGTTCCAGGTCATGTTCGAGGCGAACTGGCCGACCTTGTGGCAGCCGGGTTTCATCGCGTCGTTTGCGATCGGCATCGTCGTCATCTTCGGCGGCACCCTGATCTACCGCGTCGCGAGCGGGCATCATCTGACGGATGCATCGATCGATGCTCTGAACGCGGGCTACGCCAATGTCGGCTACATCGGATTTCCGCTCTGTGAGATGATTTTCGGGCGCCAAAGCCTGGCTCTGGTGACGATCGCGACCATCATGACCGTCAGCGTCTTGTTCGCGATCGCGATCATCTTTGTGGAAATAGGCCTGCAGACCGAGCGCCGTGTGCATCGCCTGTTCGCGAAGATTGGAAAGGCGCTGATCCGCAATCCGTTGCTGGTTGCACCGTTGCTGGGTGTCTTATGGTCGACATTCAATACGCCGGTCCCGGAAGCCGCCAAGGCCGTGCTTCATATGCTGGGCGCGGCGGCCAGCCCCTGCGCGTTGGTGTCGCTGGGTCTGTTCCTCGCCGCCAAGCACCGCGGCAGCCGTTCAAGCCGACCGGTCGCGGTCGCGCTCACGGCGCTGAAACTGGTCATCCAGCCTGCAATCGTCGCCGTTTGCGCCTATGGCATCTTCAAGCTGCAGCCGGTGCCGGCTGCGGTCGTTGTGCTGCTCTCGGCATTGCCGACAGGGACAGGCCCGTTCATGGTCGCGGAGTTCTATAAGCGCGAGGCTGTTGTGACGTCGGGCACGATTCTTTTCACGACGATGGCCTCCGTCGTCTCGTTGACCGCGTGCCTTGTGCTGGTAGGCCACGTCCAGCACTGACGATCGACGGCAGGTCTGCCGGAAATTTGCAGCTTGCCAGATACGCGAGTTAGTCCCCGATTCCCCGAGGACAACACCCGTACCGTAAATTCGTGTCGGTGATTTCAGCAGAGACAGCTGCGCCGCCAACGACGCGGGCAAGGGCCGGGTCGGTGACGGCGGTAAACTGCCTTCAGTGACGCCGCCAAGTGGCGGGTCAGTGTACGCTGACGGCCTGGAGCTCGTTGCTCCATGCGTTCGCAATCGCCGCCTCGCGGCTGTCGGTCAGCATGATCGGGGTGCCATCGGCGGCGTGGAGCGCAAACAGCTTCAATCCCGGTGCAATCTTCGGCGCCTGTGGAAACAGGTCCGGTACGTCCTCGGAACGCACCTGCTTCACATAGGCGATATGGCCTTCGCCGAGATGGGCCAGCGCCTCGGGGGTGACGCTCGTCGGTTCGTACGCGAAACTAACTTCAGTCATGGTCTCGACTCCTTTGTGAGACTAAGCGGTCGAGTCCGCTACTCGTTCCCATTATTCGTGTTCATTGATAGCGATTGTCTTAACGACCTTCTCCGGCTCAGGCCGGGCGAGGTCGATCGACAACAGCCCGTTCTTCAAGTCCGCGCCCAGCACCAACATCCCCTCCGCCAGCACGAAGGTGCGCTGGAAGTGGCGCGCGGCGATGCCGCGATGGATGTATTGCCGGGCCTTGTCGTCCTGCTGGCGGCCCCGGATCACGAGCTGGTTTTCCTCAATGGTTACATCGAGTTGGTCACGGGTGAAGCCCGCCACCGCCAGCGTGATGCGCAGCCGTTCGGGCTGGCCGTTGGCACGATCGCACCGCTCGATGTTGTAGGGAGGATAACCGTCGGCGCCTTTCACGACGCGATCGAGCGCACGCTCGATCTCGTCGAATCCCAAAAGGAACGGACTGGATAACGAAGGAACACGAGACATTACAAAGTCCTCTCGAAGCGACTTTGAGGGGCCCTTGCGGCACCCCATTTGTGGCCGGCCGGCGGACTTGCCGTCCGGTTAACAGCGAATATGGGCATGATTTGGCAGGGGTTCAAGCGCCCGGGAACCCGCTCCCCAGCATCCTTCGGGGCGCGATCGCAAGGAGCGAACGGGAACTCTCGAGCTTGTCGCCACCCGCTTCCGAATGACGACATGGAGGCTCAGAGCTCGATCCGCTTGCGGCCATCGGCGCTGAACAAATGCAGTTTTTCGCGCGGCGTGATCGCCCGGATCCGCTCACCGATTGCGGGCGCGACCGCGCCGGGGACCCGCACGATCACCTCGCCGGGGGGCAACTCGCCGGGATTGGCGGCCACGCCCTGCGCCTCACGCTG is part of the Bradyrhizobium canariense genome and encodes:
- a CDS encoding LysR family transcriptional regulator, producing MAPSLNQLRYFCELANLGNFGRAAERLHMSQPPLSRQIAALEQELGTALFVRSPKGVALTAAGRQFQSDATEILRLVAQATRNAAATGRGEAGQLTMGFTMCAAYSVVPDLTRRYKRAFPDVDLRVRELMPNALESDLKDGVIDIAISFPGSEGSRFEARPLFREPLNLVLPERHPLAKSRKIKVEDLSQERFLIVPRDQVPSLHASIVQCCRAAGFDPIIGLEVYLQQTIVNFVAEGLGIAFVPASMQRSQIKGAVFRKVDDPPMIDQLLYWSPANKNPCLAGFLALSER
- a CDS encoding AEC family transporter — protein: MLTSLSVVCPVFAVIVAGFACGRLGLLGPTASSELNRFVVYLALPALLFQVMFEANWPTLWQPGFIASFAIGIVVIFGGTLIYRVASGHHLTDASIDALNAGYANVGYIGFPLCEMIFGRQSLALVTIATIMTVSVLFAIAIIFVEIGLQTERRVHRLFAKIGKALIRNPLLVAPLLGVLWSTFNTPVPEAAKAVLHMLGAAASPCALVSLGLFLAAKHRGSRSSRPVAVALTALKLVIQPAIVAVCAYGIFKLQPVPAAVVVLLSALPTGTGPFMVAEFYKREAVVTSGTILFTTMASVVSLTACLVLVGHVQH
- a CDS encoding DUF1150 family protein encodes the protein MTEVSFAYEPTSVTPEALAHLGEGHIAYVKQVRSEDVPDLFPQAPKIAPGLKLFALHAADGTPIMLTDSREAAIANAWSNELQAVSVH
- a CDS encoding Hsp20 family protein, producing MSRVPSLSSPFLLGFDEIERALDRVVKGADGYPPYNIERCDRANGQPERLRITLAVAGFTRDQLDVTIEENQLVIRGRQQDDKARQYIHRGIAARHFQRTFVLAEGMLVLGADLKNGLLSIDLARPEPEKVVKTIAINEHE